A segment of the Lolium perenne isolate Kyuss_39 chromosome 3, Kyuss_2.0, whole genome shotgun sequence genome:
ACATTGAGACTCAAACATGTCTCGTACGCAGCCAAATAATGCGCTGCTTCTACATTTCGCACAAGGTAGGTGCTGCCATCAACATCAGCCTCGGGTTCCAGCGTTTCACTCCAAGGACCAAAGTCTGCACCCGCAATCACCGTGGCCGTCACTTCAGAGCGTTGGCTGTGCACGTCGATCCAACCATCGTCGGAATCCTCCCAGTCTGTCAACGCCGAGGAAGCGCTCGCCAATGATCCGATCCTTTCGATCGCGCTTTTCAGAATATCCTCCTCTGTTCCATCTTCCTCGTCCGACTCCCAGAAATCCGCGTTGAGCGTGCTCCTGGGGGAGACGACCCAATCCTGCTTCGCCGGCGTCTCTGTGTCGAGGTCGGCGGACGCGAGGAACGGGTGCTCCAGCAGCTGCGCGGCGGTGGGCCGGTGGCAGGGGTTTCTCGCCAAGCACTCGCCCAAGAAGTCGTTGGCCTCGGGCGACAGCCACCCGGGCAGCTCGGGCACGGCGTCCGTGAACCCGATCCGGTGGACCGCCGCGAGGACGTCGTCCACGTCGCCCCAGGGGGCGCGGCCGGTGGCCATCTCGATGACGGTGCAGCCGAGCGCCCACACGTCGGCCGCGGGGCCCTGCTCCTCCCCGCGCGCCACCTCGGGCGCCATGAACGCGGGCGTGCCGCCGATCGGCCGCTCGCAGCCCCTCGTCCTGGCGCACCCGAAGTCCGCGAGCTTGGCGCGCCCGTCGGCGCCGACCACGACGTTCCGCGCCTTGACGTCCCCGTGCACCAGCGCGCGCGCGTGGAGGTAGGCCAGCCCGCGCGCCACGTCGGACGCGTGGCCCCGGATGGCGCGCTCCGCGAGGCGCCCGCCGCTCCTGGCGGCCTCGTCGGCCAGCGAGCCGCGCGGGGCGAACTCGAGGAGGAGCTGGTGCTCGCCGCTGGCCGTGGCGCGGGAGCCGAGGCACGGGAGGATGTGCGGGGAGCGGAGGCCGGCTAGGAGGCGGCCCTCGCGGCGCAGCGTCTCGGCGGCGTCGGCGCCGGCGGACTTGACCGCCAGGAGCTGGCCCGATGCGTCGTCGGCGGCCAGCCAGACGACGGCGCCTGACGCGCCGCGCCCGAGCGTGCGTAGCCGCCGGAGCTGCTTCGCCGTGGTGGGATCCATTGGGTTTCTTGGAGAGTCGGTGAGAGAGGAATGGTGGAGTTGGATGTGTGATGGATGAGCGGGAGCGTATTTGTATGGGTGGGCAGGCGATGCGTGGGAAACGTGCGGGGAAGAGAGCGAGTCGCGGGAGCGTGAGCTTCGTGCGCAGCCCCCGTCAACGGCGAGGGGACGGCGTAACGAGGTTGTAGCCGCTGCATGGTCAAATTCAATTCTAGTGCCCCGCGTGCGGTAGATAGGATTTCTCCCTTTTTGGGGTGCCGGAAGCTCGAGTGATCATGCATGACGGATCGGGGATAGCGAGCAGGTTAGGTGCATCTGAATCGCTCTGGCTGCGCATCTTTACTTGATGCGCGCatattctttgcatggttaattgGATCTCTCCCAAATAGAATGCCGGATTCTGTCACTCATCTTCCTTGACCCAGCATCTTTTGCAGATCAAAGAACAATGAaccaaaaaaaaagcaaaaaaataaaaatagcgGTGTTGGTCGAAAAAACATGCAAGGAATACATTCCGGGCTGGTACTGGAATAAAAGAAAATCAGCTCCCCCGAAATAAAACCTGTCGGGCTAGCTAATATTTTTAATACTCCCTCGGTCTCATGAAACTTGTATGAGATTTAttaaatttaaatatatctagATGCTATGTTGTGtttagatacatttaaatttagacaaATATCTAGAAAAAAAATTATGAGACGGATGGAGTAGTAAACTTGGACCGCTCCAAACCTTGGCGGGAGGAAAATTCAGGTTTCACTGTCGCCCGACCAGCGGTGGCTCCGACTACAATTTCGGTGAACCAACCGAACTCAATTGAGGTTCACTCCATGCCACGGAGGAGACGAGCACCGGCCCCAATTTCCTGGCCTCCATGGAGCTCCTCTCTCCTCAACGAGGCCCTCTTCGAGTCAAGCTCCACCCTGTAGGTGCCGATGGTACTGCTCGGCGCTCTCATTAGGATCTTGCTGAGCTCTAGCTGCAATTGCCGCACGAAGGCGGGTCAGGCACCGCAAGACGTGGCTACGCGCGGTTAGGGCGGCGATGCAGGTGGTGACTGATGGTAGGGCGAGCATGGGCTAAGCCACCCCAACAATCTTATTTCTTTTGAAGAAATGCTCCCCTTGGTAGGGCTGTGACTAAAACCCTTGCAATATTGGTCCTTGGTGTTTGTTTTAGACCTTAGTCTTTTCTGGATTCTTTTTTTCAAGTTTGGGTGTTGATGTTTCGGGTGGCAGCTGGTTTGCCCCCCTCGTCTATAGCGGTTATATTCGTCTATTATGTTCGAGTCTGAAGCTATCTAGTGGCTCACTCTAAGGTCCTAGGTTTATgattttctttccctttgatcaACAAACTCGTTTGACAAAGCTTCTTTCTATGAATGGAGTTGAAGAGACAACATGCACTTTTGAAACTTGGGTGCGCGCAGTTTTTTCAAAAATTAAAAAATGCTATTTAAGAGTTTAAAAATAATTTTACATGTACGTATTATGTTGATACCTACTCATGTAAGTTTTAACAGAATACGGAAATGAAAAATGTCTAAATGACACTATAATGTTTAAATTTGTACTATTCAAATGAATAGGAACTTCCATTTTCTCATTTTTTTGTAGGTCACATATAAtcgtattttttcgtgaaaacttacacgagtaagtatcaacataatatatacTCATGTGTGCATTTTTAAAAAATTTCTGAAACTGTAAAATAGCATTATTTTAAATTTTTCATAACTGGGTATGCGTGCACCTAGATTCCGTTTGGTATTTTCGGCTGAGGAGATCCTTTTTCACCTAAAAATTATTTAGCCAAGACGTCAAGTGGTCAATCATTATCATACGTACCCCGCAAAACAAAAGATGGGCAACCTTTTGAGAAGAAGCTCACGAAGCAGCCGGGAGCTGACCACCCACTTGCGGCGGCCCTGTGCCGTCGACTCGGCCCACTGGTCTCACTCGGCTGTTGGAATTTCCAGTGGCCTGGTCCTCCCCCACAAGTCAACCATTGCAGACATCCTAAAGGCTTTCTCTACGCCAAATTTCGCCTTCGGTTTTCCTCATCCCTGACAAAAGCACGCAGGAAAGTTCAACTTATGTGTTATTTTGACAGAGAACACTTCGCACTTGCAAACAATTGATGTTGACGTTCTAGCGCGTGCATCATTAGAATACTGAGCGAGTTGACAAACAAGGAAATCTTGACAGGTATAGTATATCGGACTAATCGCATTTCTCGATTATAGCATGGGCAGCAAGAGCCACATTACACTTTTTCCATCGGTAAAAAATCACTTGTCTGTTGCCTGCTGCTGGAGCCAATGTTGATATTTTTCAGATGCATGCATGGACGGCACCCCAGTACAAAAGGAATACGGTCAAACAGAGGCATTTTTGGTCTACTCCTCAGTTCGTGAAATAAGACGTGTATATTATGTCAAAAGTCAAATCATGTGAAATTTGACCAAACATATAGAAATAAAAATTTCAAATCaatattattaattatttaattaTAACTATACTTTCATAGTTTATACCTATAAAATTGTGGATTGATTTTCTATAAATTTAGTCAAGCTTTAGATTTTTTGACTTCGGAAATATATAAACCTGTTTTTAGCAACAGATGTGTTGGGCAAGGTCCGTGTTTTCAGTGTAGAAGTACTACCCAAAGCACAAGGACGACCTACATAGACCTGTGTCTAATTCTAACATCCCTTGGTCAGTGATAAAAAATACTTACCACGTTTGTTTTAGGGCATGAAATACTTACCACGTTGTGAAATACTAGTTCCTAGACACGTTTACCTTGATGAGGAGTCAAAACAAGGGTTGTAG
Coding sequences within it:
- the LOC127343497 gene encoding mitogen-activated protein kinase kinase kinase 18-like, with the translated sequence MDPTTAKQLRRLRTLGRGASGAVVWLAADDASGQLLAVKSAGADAAETLRREGRLLAGLRSPHILPCLGSRATASGEHQLLLEFAPRGSLADEAARSGGRLAERAIRGHASDVARGLAYLHARALVHGDVKARNVVVGADGRAKLADFGCARTRGCERPIGGTPAFMAPEVARGEEQGPAADVWALGCTVIEMATGRAPWGDVDDVLAAVHRIGFTDAVPELPGWLSPEANDFLGECLARNPCHRPTAAQLLEHPFLASADLDTETPAKQDWVVSPRSTLNADFWESDEEDGTEEDILKSAIERIGSLASASSALTDWEDSDDGWIDVHSQRSEVTATVIAGADFGPWSETLEPEADVDGSTYLVRNVEAAHYLAAYETCLSLNVAGDQPFAPIASHRCKIVKFVCHCYRERLINFDFAQTVFFVGLPFAR